Genomic window (Carettochelys insculpta isolate YL-2023 chromosome 12, ASM3395843v1, whole genome shotgun sequence):
gtacagacagacatttaaaaatacagaggactgaaaaaaaaaattgcaataaaacctgacaaatcaaatacataggaggcgGATGGGGAGTGgcggggatgttaattgtcctgcctgagatataaaattatgagcatcaaacgaatggaagcagtccttgtaacatgagataattgctgtctctgttcataccgtgtgtgaatgtgtcaaatttgaatatgaattccaactcacaaatttcttgctcgaatccatttttaaatttttttgctccaggacacaattTCTCAGGTCTTAaacagaaaggcccactccactgtgaagtgttcactgaccagcatatgtatattgagtttcttgatgtccgctctgtgcccatttattctCTGGTGAAGGTTTTGCTCAGTCTGTCCAGCATATGTACTGGCAGGGCATTGTACAATgggacatcaagaaactcaatacacataagccggtcagtgaacatttcactggagtgggcccttctgttaaagacctgagaaattGTGTCCTTGAgtataaagaatttaaaaaacagattagagtgagaaatttgtgacttggaattcatattcaaatttggcacacgAACATGAGGTATGAAcacagacatcaattacctcacacgctacaaggactgcttcccttcctttgatgtttgcaattacctcaggcaggacaattaacattcccccacccctcatcatCCTCCTATGTATTTGTcattttttattgcaatttttttttggtcctctgtacttatgtcagtctgtattggaaataagattgatccgatgaagtgggtctatcccccaaaagctcatcaccgaataaatcattttgttagtctttaaagtactacatttctgctgttttgttttgttagagtacagacaaacacagctacctctctgctaatGTGCTACAGGGCTCAAGGAAAATGTCATTCTCAGAAAGTCTGGAAAGTTCCATGAAATTCTACAAAAGTCTAGAACGTTGTAAGACATAAATGCAAAACGAATCCATATAGGAAATACGTGGAACATtctattttctgttttgtcaTGCACAAAAATAGCACCTTGAGCCTGGTGTATCCAAAGTCTGATACCCTCAGTGGTTACTTGGGTCACAGCCCTTAAATCCAGGTTTGACAGCAAGTATACTTTTGCCATGTGAGATACTCCTCATAAGATAAGCAGCAGCTTCAGTATCACAGAATgcttagaggaaaaaaaaataggttttGTTTATTGAAGGTGCCATCTACATTTTTCAATCACATGACTTTGGCATTCCTGCACCAAGCCCTTCATCAGTACTTACATCTCTTTAGTTGAAAGATAGTTAGGGGAGAGAAACCACAATCACAGAAGTGTATAGAACCAGACCCCCTGTCAGAGGTGCAAACAAATTCAGTACAGTGATTTTTACTAGGACTCATAAGAACATGAGTGGCCACACTGATTCAGATTAATGGTTCTTCTAGTCCAacagcctgtcttccaacagtggccaatgccagatgcttcagtggGAATGAAGAAAACAGGGCAATTGTCAGGTGGTTGTCCTTTGCCATCCAAACCCACcatctggcagtcagagattGAGAAACATCCCTCAGCATCCTGGATAACAGCTGTGGACGGATTTATCCTCCATGGACTTACCTATTCTTTTTAAAACCCTCTTACAGTTTCGGCCTTCACAATACtgcctggcaacaagttccatgTTCACTGTGTGTCGTGTGAAGAAGTacctccttttgttttaaacctacagTCTCTTAATTTTAATTGTGTAACCCACCAGTCTCCTGTTATTTAAAGGggaactactactacttaacccttgtactctgagtggagcttAGGttatctgcaagtctcctccactttatcCTGTCTAGAGACGGaattctagctggctccaggagtaccccagttcgTCATTCTCAGTAGACATTCTCCACATTatttgaggtcttcctcttttgctgcttccttgagggttccatgtgagaacttGACAGGGTAAATGGGGTAaatattttttgttcattttctcttcaccattcatgattttatagatctgtaGAGTATTCTCTCTTAGTGgtctctcttccaagctgaacagCCCCAGTCATTTTAATCTTTTGTCAAGTAGAGGCTGTTCCATATGactgatcatttttgttacccttctctTCACCTTTCCCATTTCTAATGTATCTTTCTGAAATGCACTGTATCACCCATAGTTTTTAAAACGCGGCCAGGCATAGcatagatttatatagaagcATTATGATATATTCTGCTTTATTCTCTTTTGCTTTCCTAATTGTTCCTAACATTGTTAGGTGTTTTTGACTGCCCATTGTATGGATGTCTCAGAGACCTAACCAGGCTGACACCAAGATCTCAAATGGTAACAGGTAACATAGAATACACATAATAGGGATTCTGGTTTtgcatgtgcattactttgcatttatcacactgaatttcatttgccattttgttactcAGTCACCCAATTTCGTGGGACCCCTGCTTTGACTTTGACTTTAACTGTTGAGTATCTTTGTATCTTCAAATCCtttcacctcactgtttacctctttttTCAGGTCATTTCTGACTATGTTGACCTGCACTGGCACAGATCACTATGGGTATGTATACACAGctgccttacttcaaaataagctattctggaaggctgtggctacacttgcattcctctttcgaaagaggcatacaaatgaaggaaattgaaaatgtaaatgaggtgcagatttacatctgtggtgcctcatttgcatattcttgtgaaagagcttcttttgaaagaagaaaggcagtgtagatgcagctcttttgaaagtaaacctcactttcaaaagaacccttcttcccctctgaattcttttgaagctggggtttattttcaaaagagccgcatctCCACAgctttccttctttcaaaagaatatgcaaataagcaccagatatgtaaatctgcacctcatttgcatgcctttcaaaaaaaatacaaatgtagacacagctgaagattTTCCAGAGtagattatttcgaaataactctgatgcacacaaaatgcattttgaaatagcagtcagctattttgaaatagagcagctacacacaatagaacctatttcaaaacagagccattggatgcactatggcttattccGAAATAGCCCCTTGTTCCCTGTGTACACAACAGCCCCTATATCAAAatacctatttccaaataggcactattcccctTGGaaggaggtttaccaattttgaaataagccagctgctcttttgaaattatttcaaaagggcagtTGTATTGTGTAgtcgctagcaaagttatttagaaataacagctgttattttgaaataactctgctgtgtagacataccctaagggattccgttatttacctctctccactctgaaaactgaccatttatgctaccctttgtttcctcttttaaccagttcggatccatgaaaggaccttctctCTAATGTCATTACTGCTGTTTGCTGGAGAGCCTGTGGTGAGGGACCTTTGCAAAGGCTTTCCATATACGCTGCATCCTCTTTGTCCACATTTGTTGACCTCCACAAAGAATTCTAATGGATCGGTGAACCAAGATTTCCCTTTACAAGAGCCACGTTGGCTCTTCCCCCAACAAATCGCGTCCACCATATGCCCTATAATTCTGCACTTTACTATAGTTTTAACCCATTTGTgtgtactgaagttaggcttactggcctgtaattgctgggattAACTCTGAAgccttaaaaataataaaaaaataaaattcaatgtTACATTAGCTATCATCCAGTTATCTGCTACAAAGGCTGGTTTAAGCAATACCTGGGCCATTAGTTCTGCAAGTTCATAACTGAATTATTTCAGATCTCTTGTGACTATTACCTAGCCCTGGTGGCTTTTTACTGCTTACATTTACCAAtgtgttccaaaaccacctctgctgacatctcagtctgggacagttctcCACATtagccaccttttaaaaaaaacaaaaacaaaaaaacctgaggTGTGGGAGTTTCCCTCATATCCTCTGCAGTAACAACGGATGGGAAGAATTCATTTTgcttctccacaatggccttgtCTTCACTGAGTGCTCCCTTAGAACTTCACCTTCCAGTGGGTCCACTGCTGGTTTGGCAAACTCAATTGTGATATAGTTAGCTGTATTTGCTGCTAGGTTCTGTCTCTCAGTAGCTGCTATTCAACTTCTTTTTTTGATctgcctaattatacttttacatttagcttgacagagtttatgctcctttgtTTTCTTCCTGAGTAGGATTTCacttcccatttttaaagggtaCCATTTTTACCACATTTAATCATGGTAGCTTTTTTGGTCCCCACTAATTCTCCCCTTGTTAATTCTAGGTCtatctgctcccagcagcagtcaCTAAGCAAAATAAGCTCTCTTTTCATCCTGTTCTAGGGTGACATGGACATAGTTGGTATGGTGATATTTGAAATGGTCTATTATTGACTTTTATcaagttttctgtttttgtatTCAAATTTTTGATCCACTATCACACACAGATGTTTTTTGGCAGTACTACCACCTAGTCAATTGGTCCTCGCTTTTTTGGGCTTCTTATTTTTCCTTCCTGCATAGAGtacttttgttttcattgaatTTCCTGTTATTGCAGACCAATTCCACAATTTACCAAGATTGCTTTGAACCTTAATGCTTTCCTCCAAAATGCCTGAGCCCTGTCCGAACTTGgggtcatccacaaattttatcaGGACACTTTCCATGCTATTATCTAAGTTACAAATGAAagtactgaatagtaacagacccATTCTTTCAATCacttgtgcacccaccttatagcaattccatctagaccacatttccctagtttgctcgTGAGATTGTGAGTTGGAccatgtcaaaagccttactaaaaagtCAAGATATCCTACCTAGTGCTTGACTACCCAGGTTGGAAGAATCTTTCcgagttgctgtgtagacatactctgagctgtcttcagttccttctttcaAACACCACCCCTCCGCCCGCCACAATCAATCATGTAGTCACTAGTCAAGTCTGGAAATGCTGGCCTTGTATTTATATAATAATAAACAGTGCCTCTAATCCCAGAAACTAAGACCAACCTTTGGTCACTGATTTCATTTGCTCACTAATATTTTAGGATTAATTTCCAGAAGCGTGAAAGACTCATTGTTTCTATGGAAACTAATGGAAACAGTTGGTTCTCAGTACAGCTAAAGATCATTTGATGCTTTACATATTCACATGACTCCAGAGGCTGATGGTTTAAGAAAAACACCAGCTACTGAGATAGTtctgaataataaaaaaaaaaaaggtaacagTGAACAAACGCTCAACATCTCTGAAAGGCCTGTCTAAACTTTTATCATGCAGAGTATACAAAGTCTTACAGAATTGCTCTGCGTGGTAACTGTGTGCTTTCAGTTTATGATTACGGGTAGCTTCAGACATCTTGATTAGCTCTCAAAGCAGTAAACAGTAGTAGTGGTGGGTGAAATCCCTTTTCACAAGGGCTATTGCATCTGAAATTTGGCACAGATTATGAGAATTTGTGTGAAAATGGTACTTTGACTCATTTTACACCCAGATTTCTGCTATAATACTTATCCTAAACTGTACTTGTTTGATAAAGTGAGGACTGAGGCAGACAACATGATGAGATCAGATTGCAAATAAAAATCTTTATTGCATCTTAGGACCAAGTCTTTCAATTATTTTCCATGCATTGAGTCCATAAGTATCTACATCCCTGGGGCTGTCACCAAAAAATGACAACTTTATGACACTGAATTGAGATTTGCAAATGCAATTCATATTTCACAAATGAGTACCCACTATTTTTTTCTACTGGAATATTGAAGCAGTAACTCCACAAAGACCCCTTAAAAACTGAGTAAAGCCAACCTCAGTACTGATTTCCATTCTATTTTACTATCCTTTACCTCCTGAAGAGTAGGTCTTTACATCACTGAAATGGAACTAGAAATAATGAGATAAAGTGGTGTTCAAGAGTCAATAGAAAAAACACATTGTTTACTGGTTTTACTTTTAACTTCTGAGCAAAAGATATTAGGTCCCCATATCTGATCTGCTTCAGTGGCAAATTTCCATCACTGTTCTAAGTCTCAATGCAAGAGAGAGTCCCCACTCCTTTTGCTCAATTTAAGGCACTTTATTTGTATGTTTCTTTAACCTTTACTACGTGGTAACTCAGAGGagtcttcctattttattttagAGCACCAAAACACTTAAGATTATTAAAGTTACtcagtaaaattttaaaaaggagttggaataaaaatactttcaaaataaaTCTTTGGAGATCACAGTTTACTGCAAGTAAGATATACACTGCCTTAACCAGGAGAAAAAGCAATACATTCCTAATATACATATAcgtttatttttttatatatatatatatatatatatatatatatatatacacacacatatatatatatatatatatatataaaaggacTAAAACAGATATTCAAGAAAAGGGCAGGAACTTAAAACAGTGGATATTGAATAAATTAAAGGTCTATCagacacagaaaagaaaagaaatggatAAATCAAAGAATGTAACAATTGTTCCCATAACATCTTGTAAATGACTGAacaaaatgaacacaaatcagatgCAAGTTTCAAATGTTCTCATTAGGGATTTCAAATTTTTTAATTGTGTACCTTTTTTTGCAGTGAGAAATTCTCATTTCTCCCTTGCACTCATTACAGTTTAGCATTTCACCATCATGCAGTCTCTGCTCTAGACAGGAGAAAAAATTTAAATACACAGAATCCACCATGGAATTTTTAATGTTAGATCCACATATGGACCAAATGTCAGACAAAAACTTGCACACAGACTTATCTGATACAAGGTTGTGCTTCTTTTCCACACACCCTTCAAAAAGTTGCTCGGTCACAATAAGCAAAAGTACATTTTTGGTTGAAATAAATCAACCAACTGAAATACTCCTGAAATTAAAAACCCAGCTATTGCCACGCTGTTTTGCTTTGCTCTAAACACAATTTGAACATTATGGCTATTTAAAAAGGGCAGAATCTGTGAAATGTAACAGTCACAACACAACAGTTAGGTACAGTGCTTTGCCATTTTGCATGAATGTTCAGGTTccaattcatagaatcctagcaaAGACGACAGCAATggtaaaaggttaaaaaaagaaaggtcCTTTGTTCAGATGAAAACCTTTTTTCAAGTCATCAGAATTATTCAGATCTGCCGGAGAGTACTCAGCCAAAATTTGTGTTCAAAGGCAAATATCAATCACAGTTTTGTTCAAAAAAAGCACATTCTCAAAATAGAGTTTGTGGTAAGAAAACATGATTTCTAAAATATATCCTTGTGTGGTCTTTAAAAATGAACTATcaaaacattttccaaaaataaattaGATAATTAAAAAAGTCTTCTCCAGCATAGCTGGACATTAGGCTGTCCTCACTGAGCCATTAGTGTTGCTGCTTTTCCCAAAGCTAGGGTCATTTTTTTCCAACCATAGTTCAGCCAATTGTTGCGTGGATCCATATGTTGAAGCTTTGGACCCCAAGCACATTTTATATTGTTTTGGATCAAGATTGGGGTCACAAAAGACTGGATGATGGACATGAACAACTCCAATTTCTTGACTTCTGAAAGTCTTTAAGCCAGCTTGAACGACTTTGTTAAATAGGTCTACGTCCTCAAGGCCCCAACCTTGGATAGAGACATCAAAGCCACCTGCTCTAAGGAGATCACCTTTGTAAATACAGGTAATGCCAAAGCCATAGTTCCTCCAGAAACCCGTTTTCTGGGTGAAAGCAAAATGATTATCACTGGGTACTTTCCCACTATAAACTATCTTTGGATCATACTGACTAAAGATAACTGGAAAGTACGTTTGTTGGCCCAAAACTGTATTGGATCTACACCGTTGGAGAAACTCTGGGGTAAACACAAGATCAACATCACAGAAAAACAACAAAGACTCATTTTTAAACTGAGACGATCCAACTTCCAGAGCCAGAGCTCTTGAGAATTCCCCGGACACTGGAAGGATCTGCATGTCAGCCTTTGGGTATTTAACACGGTAATCTCTCATCAATTCTATTTGCTTTGCCTTGTCAGGATTTGAATCCGAATTGAAAAGCAGGATGACCAGCTTGACGTTCTGACTGGGAATAAGGCAAGTCTTCTCAAAATTCCCCATGAACCTAGCAAACATATCAAAGCGACCAGAAAGAGGAATCAAGATGTTGATCTTCTTATCTTTGGGCTCCTTCCGCTCTGCTTTTGACCCAGTGAGCTGGAATGGAACAAACATCTTCAATGAATTGGACAGGAAAGACAAGGATCCAGAGTCTTGGTTAATTTTGCTGGCCAGCTCTTTGGCATCTATCTCTTCATGCTCCATAAACTGGATCTTGCTGAATGTCTGCTGTAGATAGGCATGCCTTCTGACAGGCACCGTCATCTTCTTTCCCTTGTGCTTTTTGTACAGAAGCAACAAGTCAAGAACATACTCTGCTCCATACATAGGATTAACTCTGCGATAGCCATATTGTATCTCCTTGAAATCTATGATTCGTCCTCTGGTTTTAGCATTGGCATTGATCATTTCCATGACCTGCATAACAATGTCATCCAATGCTTCACGCTGAGATGAATCCATTCCTCTCCGAGGGGGCTGTCCATCAGCTGCAGAATAGAGATATTTTCCTGTAAGAAACTCCCATTCCAAGACCTCCTCACGTTGATGTGGCTGGAACCTCATAAAAGAAGGTGGTATACCCAGCTGAAGGTCATCTTTGCGTATTTCTGCATTGCTGTATTTGCTCATCAGGACAATTTCTCTGTGCAGCTGTATAGTGCGGTAACGCAGTTCTGCAATTTTGCGACTCAGCATATAGCTATGAAGTCTATACTGGTATGGTGGATTCTTGTTGGGATGCAACGTTATAGCTCGGTGTATCTTGCTATTTCTGAGGTCTCTGATGTAGCCTTTTTTGTTCTGCTCGTAATTTTCATAAAACAGCTGCTGCATCTAAAAAGAGAAACATTATGTTACTATTTTTGCAACATTAAAATGTTAGGAGTAGTGTATTTGTGGCACTCATCCCACAAAGCTCTATTGCATAAAAATGCCTCCTTGTTTATCTGACCAAAAGTCTTTCTGAATAAGTTGTTATCCATTTTAGATATAACTTGTATAGATATCAGCATCTGTGAAAAGAAATTAACTGGGTTATTTATTATAAACTGGAGAAGGAAACATAACATGGATTGGGATTATTGTGGCCTGCTCTAGAAATACCATTATCTGAACAAGTGTGTGCTATGTAGATCACAAACTCATTTTTAGCCTAAAGATGGCATCACAACATAAATATGTCCAAGTGTGTTTTTATTCTCTAcgttttaaaataaatagctttttctttttaacaaaaaCCTAGCACACTGAAGGATAAGGACAGAATCCACAATTCATTATTTCCTTCAAAACTTTTATGGCCAAACTCTGTAAAGAAAAAGTAATTGAGCTAAACTTGTAGGATACTAGCATGAAATCTAAATTCAACATTTTTACAAACAATGCTAAGTACAGTAAacattttcatatccagcaaccctgggactgggaagttgctggatattcaaatattctggataacataGAGGTACACCTACCaaggcataacactaaagaaaagcaagattagatattaaacaaataaaaatattggcagagttctttatttaccaacatcAGTAGTACTGgacactgtaaacatatactgtatttgatgtatttatttgtatttactttcactaatcTGTACTTCCAGAAAACATGATTACAATTTGTTtctagttaaaatgccagttatttgagagttccagatactAGAATGCctgttaagacagagtttactgtccTATGTTTAATTCTGGCAGTACTAAAGATGAAGACTCTACATTAAACACACCAGGATTCAGTCACTGTGGTAAGGGGTGATGTGAcccacagtttttttttaaattaagtatcccAAAGGAGTTTTAACTGATAAAACCCTTCAAAACTACCTACAGAAGTTTCATAAACAAAGTACATGGACAGTATTCTTAAAGTGGGaattgctctatttcaaaacagcatggaGGCAGGTTGAGACTGGTCTACTGTGAAACATTAGCAGTGTGTCTCTGGggagtgaaaaatccacactcaaAACAAGGAGTTAAGCGGACCCAATCCTGGTGGAGAGAGTGCTaggtcgacagaggcattctgagAGATGGATCAACTACAGCAACAGGAGAAATCTTCCTAGTGCTATAATGTTTCCACTGAAGCACCACAACAGTGCAGCTATGCTGTTGCAGCAAGACAGCCATACTCCTAGGCAGAGATATTTTAAAATGGCATGAGTCTAAACGCCAAGCTGAAGAATGCAAGACGATTCAAGACATGCACTAAAGGCAaatcataaaaagaaaaaaacctaagtctccattttaaaaaaagggcagTCAAAGCTGCCACTAGCCTTATGAGATCCTGTTGTGTTGATGTACAACAGCTATAAGCCCCATTGCAGGGGTCTCTAATTGCTGTTTATCCTATATTCACCCCATGATTGTGGAGGAATATTGCTTCTACTGGGAAATTCACACCTAGATGGCACTGAATCTGTGGTAAACAATCAGATGTGTTGGGGAGAATACATAAACTAAAGGCAATATATTATAGACAACACAGAAGCAGTCACTGTTTGCACAGGAAACCACTGTATTTTAAATTGGCATAACCCTAATAGTTTGAAACGCAGGAACACGATTCTTTTCAGAGGGATTGTAAAGAACAATATGGCACAGTGGTGCAACTGCAGAACACAAATGGTACATAGAGAGGCGCGTGCACACACAGAGATAAGTGGCCTACTATAGAGTAGGAACTCTAAGAGTAAAATGGATATAGGCCTGGTTTGAGAGCGCAGCTCTGAAGTGTGGTTCCATCCAGCCTTCCCTCCCATTTTAATTATGTCCGTGGACGTTTGTTACTAATAATGGGATACCGCAGCACACATGGAGTCTTGCAGTTTCTGTTAAGGGCCTGTGAGCCCTATGACCTGGTGTCACACCCACTTAGAATCAACCCTGGAAGCACACTGGTTGCTACAAATGGAGGATTTAGACAGCACGAACAAAAACACTGCACGAGCACAGAGTTAGAGCAGTTATTTCAACTCTAGGCTGTCGCCACCAAGCATATCTTTTATAATACTATATATAGCACTAGAAATAGTACCACATAGAATACCTAAACCTATGGATTTCAACAGTATTTCAATTACATGAATATCATTAAAGGAACAGATATCCACAGGACTTTTGAATGCAAGATGATATATATATTAAACTGTTTGAATAGAAAGAAGCAGCACTGATAAAACTCTTGCTCAATCTGTTTCAGCTTTGTAAACGAAAAAACTCAGGACACTGAAGAGAGCACATTTACTCTAAGATACTGGTCCAGGGCATTCTGAAACATCCACAATAGGAAATGATGAAAAGCAGAAGTGCTTTTAGGTTACTTAAAGTTTTAACAGAACACTGATGGGTAGGAAAAACGTTATAAAACATCTGAATGCAAATTACGATCTGGGCCATTAACTTTCCAAAACAAAAGTAATTAATACATATTAAGGATTACAAAAGATGCTTACTAAGTAGGAACAAAATGTTAGCTGTGGAAGTTAAAGCCCAGATAATTTAATAAGCTGGCTTTCCTTCTTGCTTTCTCCAAAATAACTGGATATCCTCCAAGAAAGctgatttgaaaaaagaaaaaaaaaaaagtcttctacAGGCTTGACTGGTGTTTCAAGTTTCAAGTCAATGCAATCTAAACAGAAAACATTAAATTCCTACCCAGCTCTCCCAAGGTGGAAATTCTAACAAACCATTCACTGATGTTGAGCGGCTAGTTAGTGCTGGAAGGCAGACATACAACTAATTAGAAGGCAGCAAGGCTTCCAGATACCTTATATCTTATATAGTTTATATGGAATAGCTTGCTAGGATGATATTTGAATTTTAATTTCTTTCCCTATAAAACCTCACATCTCTTCCTTCATGCAAGCCACCCTCACGTATTTCATACGCAAAAATAGCTGGATGGTTCAGACACAATAAATACTATGTTTTGAAAGAGGCTTAGCCTGGGTGACCCCTGCAGTTCCTTGTAATGCTTAGTTCTGTGTTTGGGGACATAATCCATGCTTGGAACCAACTACACCATGCCAGCTACTTGTTTAAAAAAGTTAGCATGTGCAAGGGCCCTGGTGTTAAAACATCTGACCATGCCTCCAAAAGGACTGCAGTCACTAGAAAAGGTATTTGCACATTTTTGAGGATTTGGGAACACTAAGTAGTTATGATTTTTTTAACCACCTAGTGATCATCAAAATGTGTAAAAAGAAATCCAGAAGAAAATATCAAGTGACAGCAGTGTTGCCACCCTGTAGAATGTTCAGTTCTCTACAGACCATTAAGGCCAGCTTTGGCATTGACTAATTGGTTACTTGAGGTTTACTAGTGCTGTATAACATATATGCTCTCTCCTCATTTGGAACACACTTCTCtgctttcttttcaaaaggaaactTCCACAGTTATTCATTTTTGTGATTATATTCTGAGCATGCTTTATTCTAATGCAGGGTACTGGAAACACAGGGATACAAAGAAGAGCTACTCTTCATTTGCCAGTATTTACTCGAGATGTGTTGAAGCCTTAAAACACCCTAAAAGTTCCTCAATACATTAGAGACTGAATGTTTAAACTGTGGTACAGCTGTTGTGGACACTATGGGCTAGCATCCAAAAGACTCACTGAAAGAGTGTTATGTTTATCATTTTAAATGAAGAAGTCTTTTGCaggctaaaaggaaaaaaaaaaaaaagcacattagAGAAAATGGACTCCAAAAGGAAAGCCAATATGTATAGAATCTGGCCTACTGCCACAGAATAGCCCCATAGGGCATACACTCACAATTCCTGATTTGTCCTGTCACAGCCCAGAAAATACAGCTCCACCAAAGTCATGAAAAATGCCTCAATTAAACCTAGCCCATTAAAAGCTAGGATAATAACTCATGTTGCAAGGCTCAGGAGAACTTGGTAAACAGCAGGTGAGCATCTGATGTCGGCTGCAGCTGAAGATGCTGCACTCCTCCAC
Coding sequences:
- the CHSY1 gene encoding chondroitin sulfate synthase 1 isoform X2, giving the protein MTAQKYLQSRAVAAYRTWSKTIPGKVEFFSSEGSDTSIPIPIVPLPGVDDSYPPQKKSFMMLKYMHDHYLDKYEWFMRADDDVYIKGDRLESFLRSLNSSEPLFLGQTGLGTTEEMGKLALEPGENFCMGGPGVIMSREVLRRMVPHIGQCLREMYTTHEDVEVGRCVRRFAGVQCVWSYEMQQLFYENYEQNKKGYIRDLRNSKIHRAITLHPNKNPPYQYRLHSYMLSRKIAELRYRTIQLHREIVLMSKYSNAEIRKDDLQLGIPPSFMRFQPHQREEVLEWEFLTGKYLYSAADGQPPRRGMDSSQREALDDIVMQVMEMINANAKTRGRIIDFKEIQYGYRRVNPMYGAEYVLDLLLLYKKHKGKKMTVPVRRHAYLQQTFSKIQFMEHEEIDAKELASKINQDSGSLSFLSNSLKMFVPFQLTGSKAERKEPKDKKINILIPLSGRFDMFARFMGNFEKTCLIPSQNVKLVILLFNSDSNPDKAKQIELMRDYRVKYPKADMQILPVSGEFSRALALEVGSSQFKNESLLFFCDVDLVFTPEFLQRCRSNTVLGQQTYFPVIFSQYDPKIVYSGKVPSDNHFAFTQKTGFWRNYGFGITCIYKGDLLRAGGFDVSIQGWGLEDVDLFNKVVQAGLKTFRSQEIGVVHVHHPVFCDPNLDPKQYKMCLGSKASTYGSTQQLAELWLEKNDPSFGKSSNTNGSVRTA
- the CHSY1 gene encoding chondroitin sulfate synthase 1 isoform X1, with the protein product MAGRSRRSWLSVLLGLILGFILASRLILPRASELKRAGHQRKASPEGCRLQQGGGLLRRDSRGTLLWPQDPAERQDDVPPANNFLFVGVMTAQKYLQSRAVAAYRTWSKTIPGKVEFFSSEGSDTSIPIPIVPLPGVDDSYPPQKKSFMMLKYMHDHYLDKYEWFMRADDDVYIKGDRLESFLRSLNSSEPLFLGQTGLGTTEEMGKLALEPGENFCMGGPGVIMSREVLRRMVPHIGQCLREMYTTHEDVEVGRCVRRFAGVQCVWSYEMQQLFYENYEQNKKGYIRDLRNSKIHRAITLHPNKNPPYQYRLHSYMLSRKIAELRYRTIQLHREIVLMSKYSNAEIRKDDLQLGIPPSFMRFQPHQREEVLEWEFLTGKYLYSAADGQPPRRGMDSSQREALDDIVMQVMEMINANAKTRGRIIDFKEIQYGYRRVNPMYGAEYVLDLLLLYKKHKGKKMTVPVRRHAYLQQTFSKIQFMEHEEIDAKELASKINQDSGSLSFLSNSLKMFVPFQLTGSKAERKEPKDKKINILIPLSGRFDMFARFMGNFEKTCLIPSQNVKLVILLFNSDSNPDKAKQIELMRDYRVKYPKADMQILPVSGEFSRALALEVGSSQFKNESLLFFCDVDLVFTPEFLQRCRSNTVLGQQTYFPVIFSQYDPKIVYSGKVPSDNHFAFTQKTGFWRNYGFGITCIYKGDLLRAGGFDVSIQGWGLEDVDLFNKVVQAGLKTFRSQEIGVVHVHHPVFCDPNLDPKQYKMCLGSKASTYGSTQQLAELWLEKNDPSFGKSSNTNGSVRTA